One Bacteroidetes bacterium SB0662_bin_6 DNA window includes the following coding sequences:
- the mnmA gene encoding tRNA 2-thiouridine(34) synthase MnmA codes for MNRKGRVLVAMSGGVDSSVAAVMLHEQGYEVVGVTMKTWDYARSGGRTGKHGGKEVGCCTLESMNDARSVAVKYGFAHFIVDIREEFGDWVIERFTGEYLAGRTPNPCVLCNTHIKWAALMRRADQLDCDYIATGHYARLRREEATGRIVLMKGRDARKDQSYALWGVSQEHLARTMLPLGVFEKPAIREMAAAYGLDRVADKPDSYEICFIPDNDYRRFLKDRVEGLAEDVSGGLFVTSDGTVVGRHEGYPFYTVGQRRGLGVALGYPAYVIDIDAETNTIVLGARDELFRGALTARQINLVKYEHLDDELPVDVKIRYNDPGVPGMVRQEGPDELHVAFAAPRQAITRGQSVVLYEGDDVVGGGWIEQVGESVQPDASLEFQK; via the coding sequence ATGAACAGGAAGGGACGGGTACTGGTGGCCATGAGCGGCGGCGTGGATTCGTCGGTTGCGGCGGTCATGCTGCACGAGCAGGGATACGAGGTGGTCGGCGTCACCATGAAGACATGGGATTACGCGCGCAGCGGCGGGCGTACCGGAAAGCATGGGGGCAAGGAAGTAGGGTGTTGCACGCTCGAATCCATGAACGATGCACGCTCCGTCGCCGTGAAGTATGGCTTTGCGCATTTTATCGTAGACATCCGCGAGGAATTCGGCGATTGGGTGATCGAGCGGTTCACCGGCGAATATCTCGCCGGTCGCACGCCCAATCCGTGTGTATTGTGCAATACGCATATAAAGTGGGCGGCGCTGATGCGCCGGGCAGACCAGCTGGACTGCGACTACATTGCTACGGGGCATTACGCCCGGCTCCGGCGCGAAGAAGCCACGGGCCGGATCGTACTGATGAAGGGCCGCGATGCCCGCAAGGATCAGAGTTATGCCTTGTGGGGGGTGTCCCAGGAGCATCTGGCCCGCACCATGCTGCCCCTGGGCGTATTCGAGAAGCCGGCCATCCGGGAGATGGCTGCTGCGTACGGGCTGGACCGCGTGGCGGATAAGCCCGATTCCTACGAGATATGTTTTATCCCGGACAATGATTACCGGCGGTTCCTGAAAGACCGCGTAGAGGGGTTGGCGGAGGACGTGTCGGGAGGGTTGTTCGTCACCTCGGACGGGACTGTCGTCGGGAGGCATGAGGGGTATCCGTTTTACACGGTCGGACAGCGCCGGGGTCTTGGCGTGGCGCTCGGGTATCCGGCGTATGTGATCGATATCGACGCCGAAACGAATACCATTGTCCTGGGTGCGCGCGACGAGTTATTCCGCGGTGCGCTCACGGCCCGGCAGATCAATCTCGTGAAGTACGAACATCTTGACGACGAACTGCCGGTGGACGTGAAGATTCGTTACAACGATCCGGGGGTGCCCGGCATGGTCCGGCAGGAAGGGCCGGATGAACTCCACGTGGCTTTTGCCGCGCCGCGTCAGGCTATTACGCGCGGGCAGTCCGTGGTGCTGTACGAGGGCGACGATGTGGTGGGCGGCGGATGGATAGAGCAGGTGGGCGAGTCAGTCCAACCTGATGCTTCTCTGGAGTTTCAAAAATAG
- a CDS encoding 3-deoxy-7-phosphoheptulonate synthase class II — translation MSSDVPLSPAITDWSPASWRERPAAQQATYPDQAALSEALEQVHSLPPLVTSWEIHVLKKQIAEAAQGRRFILQGGECAEHFDECSAQIIANRLKVLLQMSLVLIFGIRTRVVRIGRFAGQHAKPRSADTETRNGVTLPSYRGDIVNGAEFTPEAREPDPKRMLRAHAHSAMTLNLVRALINTGFADLHHPEYWNLDFIRRTPLEKEYRQILESIRETVSFIETVSGNPLHSLERTQFFTSHEALHLPYEEAFTRSVPHNEGIFNLATHFPWIGARTSDYEGAHIEYARGLVNPIGLKVSPFMSPEDLVRIVRILNPENDPGRLVLIHRLGAGCIADLLPSLIRAVKASGTPVLWMSDPMHGNTELTETGIKTRRFENILDELEQAFDIHAAEDSHLGGVHFELAGEDVTECTGGAGGLEDTDLARAYKSQVDPRLNYEQALEMAFLIVRKKNRMENNSAQ, via the coding sequence ATTTCATCGGACGTGCCCCTCTCCCCTGCCATAACAGATTGGAGTCCTGCGTCCTGGCGCGAGCGGCCTGCTGCGCAGCAAGCCACGTACCCCGATCAGGCCGCATTGTCCGAAGCGCTGGAGCAAGTACACAGTTTGCCCCCGCTTGTGACATCCTGGGAAATCCATGTGCTCAAGAAACAGATTGCGGAAGCGGCGCAAGGGCGGCGTTTTATCCTTCAGGGCGGCGAATGCGCAGAGCACTTCGACGAATGCAGTGCGCAGATTATCGCCAATCGTCTGAAGGTGCTCCTTCAGATGAGTCTCGTGTTGATCTTCGGGATCCGGACCCGTGTGGTGCGGATAGGCCGCTTTGCGGGCCAGCATGCCAAGCCCCGCTCCGCCGATACGGAGACCCGCAATGGAGTAACGCTCCCAAGCTACCGGGGCGACATCGTGAACGGCGCAGAGTTCACCCCCGAAGCGCGCGAACCGGATCCGAAGCGCATGCTGCGCGCTCATGCGCATTCCGCAATGACGCTGAATCTCGTCCGGGCGCTCATCAATACGGGCTTTGCGGACCTCCACCATCCGGAATACTGGAACCTTGATTTCATCCGCCGCACGCCCCTGGAAAAGGAATACCGGCAGATTCTGGAATCCATTCGCGAGACCGTTTCATTCATTGAAACCGTCTCGGGCAACCCGCTTCACAGTCTGGAGCGCACCCAGTTCTTCACCAGCCACGAAGCATTGCACCTGCCGTACGAAGAAGCCTTTACGCGCAGCGTGCCGCACAATGAAGGCATATTCAATCTGGCGACCCACTTCCCGTGGATCGGCGCCAGAACGTCGGACTACGAGGGAGCGCACATCGAATACGCAAGGGGGCTTGTCAATCCCATCGGCCTGAAAGTCAGCCCCTTCATGTCGCCGGAGGATCTGGTGCGCATCGTACGCATCCTGAATCCCGAAAACGACCCCGGCCGACTCGTGCTCATTCATCGTCTGGGCGCCGGCTGCATTGCCGATCTCCTGCCTTCCCTGATCCGGGCCGTGAAGGCTTCGGGGACGCCCGTGTTGTGGATGAGCGATCCCATGCACGGAAACACCGAGTTGACGGAGACAGGCATCAAGACCCGGCGTTTCGAAAACATCCTGGACGAACTCGAACAGGCATTCGATATCCATGCTGCGGAGGACTCGCATCTCGGCGGCGTACATTTCGAACTCGCGGGAGAAGACGTTACCGAATGCACGGGCGGCGCAGGAGGCCTGGAAGACACGGATCTGGCGCGGGCCTACAAATCGCAAGTGGACCCGCGGCTGAATTATGAACAAGCGCTGGAAATGGCCTTTCTCATCGTGAGAAAGAAAAATCGCATGGAAAACAATTCGGCCCAATGA
- a CDS encoding DUF4249 family protein → MRLASLRNTTLGILIAAAFLASCESAVNPLIGEPRPFTIWGLLDAAADTQRVRIFSIEGEPGIDRPGTLDASVTTTNLETGETFVWRPYQVTYGDSVTAHLFEAVFRPVHGHRYRLDVTRSDGAVSTATVKVPPEVDFTIERSDLSPRIHVYVRGNPLPNLLGVEMRYEATNVPPAQVWPTDLKLHPVVNYPVEVSYQGTEQRAPGVVRYDINMTDDFAIVEEVYKSRCLVTEGNPNIALRRVEFHFVAANEEWSPPGGIFDPEVLVEPGTLSNIENGYGFFGAGVVVAERWTPVKGLRDFIGYSSEQGCSLVPSATNPSCTSPPVPCLDDFSEDIWGLYF, encoded by the coding sequence ATGCGCCTTGCATCCCTTCGAAATACAACGCTTGGCATCCTGATTGCCGCCGCTTTTCTCGCCTCCTGCGAAAGCGCGGTCAACCCACTGATCGGCGAACCACGCCCGTTCACGATCTGGGGGCTTCTGGACGCCGCGGCAGACACCCAGCGCGTGCGCATCTTTTCTATCGAAGGAGAGCCCGGCATCGACCGCCCTGGCACGCTGGATGCTTCCGTAACCACTACGAACCTTGAAACCGGAGAAACGTTCGTCTGGAGGCCCTACCAGGTAACGTACGGCGATAGCGTTACGGCGCATCTCTTCGAAGCAGTATTTCGCCCTGTACATGGACACCGGTACCGTCTCGACGTCACCCGCTCGGACGGCGCCGTATCCACCGCCACGGTGAAAGTACCGCCCGAAGTGGATTTTACCATCGAACGCTCGGACTTAAGCCCGAGAATACATGTCTACGTACGAGGAAATCCTCTTCCCAACCTGCTGGGGGTCGAGATGCGGTACGAAGCCACCAACGTACCCCCCGCCCAGGTCTGGCCCACCGACCTGAAGCTCCATCCGGTCGTGAATTACCCGGTGGAAGTGTCCTATCAGGGGACAGAGCAAAGAGCGCCCGGCGTCGTACGGTACGACATCAACATGACAGACGATTTTGCAATCGTGGAGGAGGTATACAAAAGCAGATGTCTGGTGACCGAAGGCAACCCCAATATCGCCCTGCGCCGCGTCGAGTTTCATTTTGTAGCGGCGAACGAAGAATGGAGTCCTCCGGGGGGCATATTCGATCCTGAGGTGCTCGTCGAACCCGGCACCCTTTCCAACATCGAAAACGGATACGGCTTCTTCGGCGCCGGCGTGGTGGTCGCCGAACGGTGGACCCCTGTGAAAGGCCTGCGGGACTTCATCGGATACAGTTCGGAGCAGGGATGCTCTCTGGTGCCGAGCGCCACCAACCCGTCATGCACTTCTCCGCCCGTTCCGTGCCTCGACGATTTCAGCGAGGATATCTGGGGCCTCTATTTTTGA
- a CDS encoding TonB-dependent receptor plug domain-containing protein, whose amino-acid sequence MIAPLPRNVCILLGLIGCALLFMPDRVHAQQYAAVRGFVTALDDGQPLQGVHVILTRDDTVLGGVTDPDGIYLIGRVPEGRYILQASFIGFETFTDTLDLAAGDSRHLDIALAGQQAEIDEVVVEAERETGAARVTAGQQRVLPQDIELIPSPSVSGDLVNYLAAQPGVVSMGDRGGQVFIRGGEPSQNLTLLDGMYIYQPFHLLGFYSAFPSDIINNADIYAGGFGAEFSGRLSSVIDVQTRNGNKRNYETGIALTPFVNSLRLEGPLVGNISFLGSARISTLEEVASLYVADDLPYRFGDLFGKVHIPIARNHQTSVSSVHTFDRGTLAEPNLFSSNNEIRWKNTALGVRHLVLPRALPILGEAMFSWSRLQTEFGPSEEPSRTTDVDNYNLEVNFTNFGQRVEVGWGFFVRNVELTADLGGTYQNIVDNFVRSTNAGGWAEPEFDFGNGLRLRAGAVAQFFGNSGFFVEPRIRGVFERGRHQWSMAGGIYRQNIIGLSDRRDAASIFTAWAEAPTGEVPFALHGLAGYRITLSSSLEISAEAFYKNLRNLFIAEWTSFPRFTTRLQPADGQVGGMDLRVEFRRPNFYAFLNYGYSSTRYDAMQESLPVWFGTDRLSFRPPHDRRHQFNLILSGSVYGFDMSARWNIGSGLPYTRVRAFDGFILMDGVVDVERIQGFPRVIYDRPFEGVLPAYHRLDVTIERQMSAGSADITVQIGAINTYNRPNLFALDLFTLQRTDQLPFVPTAGIEIEF is encoded by the coding sequence ATGATCGCACCTCTGCCACGGAACGTTTGTATCCTTCTCGGGCTTATCGGGTGCGCGCTATTGTTCATGCCAGACCGTGTCCATGCGCAGCAGTATGCCGCCGTACGCGGATTCGTCACCGCGCTGGACGATGGGCAACCGCTCCAAGGCGTACACGTCATCCTGACCCGGGACGACACCGTGCTTGGCGGGGTAACCGATCCGGACGGAATATACCTGATCGGCCGCGTCCCGGAAGGGCGGTACATACTACAGGCCTCCTTCATCGGATTCGAAACGTTTACGGATACCCTCGATCTCGCGGCGGGCGATTCGCGGCACCTCGACATCGCACTGGCCGGGCAACAAGCCGAAATAGACGAGGTCGTCGTCGAGGCCGAACGGGAAACCGGCGCCGCCCGCGTGACCGCGGGCCAGCAACGAGTGCTTCCGCAGGACATCGAATTGATCCCTTCGCCCAGCGTTTCCGGCGATCTCGTCAACTACCTCGCCGCCCAACCCGGCGTGGTATCCATGGGAGACCGCGGAGGACAGGTCTTCATCCGGGGCGGGGAGCCCTCCCAGAACCTTACGCTGCTCGACGGCATGTACATCTACCAGCCGTTCCACCTGCTGGGGTTCTATTCGGCGTTTCCGTCGGACATCATCAATAACGCGGATATCTACGCAGGCGGATTCGGCGCAGAATTTTCCGGACGTCTTTCCTCCGTGATCGACGTGCAAACGCGCAACGGTAACAAACGAAACTACGAAACGGGCATTGCGCTGACGCCCTTCGTCAATTCCCTCCGGCTCGAGGGACCGCTTGTAGGAAATATTTCATTCCTTGGATCGGCCCGCATCTCGACGCTTGAAGAAGTGGCGTCCCTCTATGTGGCGGACGACCTGCCCTACCGGTTCGGCGACCTGTTCGGCAAGGTCCACATCCCCATCGCACGGAATCACCAGACCTCCGTTTCGTCGGTGCATACGTTCGACCGGGGCACGTTGGCGGAACCGAATCTCTTCAGTTCCAATAACGAGATTCGCTGGAAAAACACCGCGCTCGGCGTGCGGCACCTCGTGCTCCCCAGAGCGCTTCCCATCCTCGGCGAAGCCATGTTTTCCTGGTCGCGCCTCCAGACGGAATTCGGGCCGAGCGAAGAACCGTCGCGAACCACCGATGTGGACAATTACAACCTCGAGGTCAATTTCACCAACTTCGGGCAACGCGTCGAAGTGGGATGGGGATTCTTCGTGCGCAATGTGGAACTCACGGCGGACCTCGGAGGAACCTACCAGAATATCGTGGACAATTTTGTCCGCTCGACCAATGCAGGCGGCTGGGCGGAACCGGAATTCGACTTTGGAAACGGCCTCCGGCTGCGGGCCGGCGCCGTCGCGCAGTTTTTCGGCAATTCAGGCTTCTTCGTGGAGCCGCGTATCCGGGGCGTCTTCGAACGGGGCAGGCACCAGTGGAGCATGGCCGGCGGTATCTACCGGCAAAACATCATCGGATTAAGCGACCGGCGCGACGCCGCCAGTATCTTTACGGCTTGGGCAGAGGCGCCGACCGGAGAAGTTCCGTTTGCGCTGCACGGCCTTGCCGGATACCGGATCACACTGTCTTCGTCGCTCGAAATCTCGGCGGAAGCATTCTACAAGAATCTCCGCAACCTGTTTATTGCGGAATGGACCTCCTTCCCTCGTTTCACGACGCGGCTTCAGCCGGCGGACGGCCAGGTCGGGGGTATGGATCTGCGGGTGGAGTTCCGCCGCCCCAACTTCTACGCCTTCCTCAACTACGGCTACTCCTCGACCCGGTACGACGCTATGCAGGAATCACTGCCTGTATGGTTCGGCACCGACCGGCTCTCCTTCCGCCCGCCGCACGACCGGCGCCACCAGTTCAACCTGATCCTGAGCGGTTCCGTATACGGATTCGACATGAGCGCCCGCTGGAATATCGGATCGGGTCTTCCCTATACCCGGGTCCGTGCTTTCGACGGATTCATCCTGATGGACGGGGTGGTGGATGTGGAAAGGATCCAGGGCTTTCCGCGCGTGATCTATGATCGGCCCTTCGAAGGCGTGCTCCCTGCATACCACCGGCTCGATGTAACGATCGAGCGGCAAATGTCCGCAGGTTCGGCGGACATCACCGTACAGATCGGCGCCATCAACACCTACAACCGGCCCAATCTTTTTGCTCTGGATCTTTTCACCCTGCAAAGAACCGACCAGCTCCCCTTCGTTCCCACCGCGGGCATCGAGATCGAATTCTGA
- a CDS encoding adenine phosphoribosyltransferase encodes MHFSAETSVQSLHDAIRTVPDFPQPGIAFKDVTPILLDPVLFREAVEALAEPFRDAGVTKVAGIEARGFLFGLSLAEELDAGFVPIRKQGKLPWRTYRMEYDLEYGTDCVEMHMDAISEGDRILIHDDVIATGGTAAATAKLIREAGGELAGFSFLVELDYLSGRERLESDAVIGSVLRFNA; translated from the coding sequence ATGCATTTTTCCGCCGAAACGTCTGTACAGTCCTTGCATGATGCGATTCGCACCGTGCCGGATTTTCCTCAACCGGGGATTGCATTCAAGGATGTCACGCCGATTTTGCTGGACCCCGTCCTGTTTCGAGAGGCTGTCGAGGCGCTCGCAGAGCCTTTTCGGGATGCCGGCGTCACAAAGGTAGCGGGGATCGAAGCCCGCGGCTTCCTGTTTGGATTATCTCTGGCCGAGGAACTCGATGCAGGGTTTGTCCCCATTCGAAAACAGGGCAAACTGCCCTGGCGGACGTACCGAATGGAATACGATCTGGAGTATGGCACGGATTGTGTCGAGATGCACATGGACGCCATTTCGGAGGGAGACCGAATTCTTATCCATGACGATGTAATCGCTACGGGCGGCACGGCGGCGGCGACGGCGAAACTGATCCGGGAGGCCGGCGGCGAGCTTGCCGGATTTTCATTCCTTGTCGAGCTGGATTACCTCTCAGGCCGGGAGCGCCTCGAAAGCGATGCGGTGATCGGATCTGTGCTCCGGTTCAACGCGTAG
- a CDS encoding SDR family oxidoreductase: protein MDLGIEGRIAFIAGASSGLGRAVAVALAGEGARVAICSRNKGRIAAAADRVAQEAGVDRERILPLACDVTKERDVDDAIERTCAHFGGLHILVTNAGGPPPGYIDDLSLETWRAAIELNLVSTIQLCRAALPHLRAAAAADDPHASILMITSISAKRPIPSLYLSNATRAGVQGFAKTLSEELGPAGITVNTILPGYTRTERLKELAAHLASTSGTPVEEIEAGWAENNALRRIAEPEEFAAAAAFLVSKRAAYITGTGFPVDGGWSKHVL, encoded by the coding sequence ATGGACCTGGGTATCGAAGGACGGATCGCATTTATAGCCGGCGCCAGCAGCGGGCTGGGGCGTGCCGTGGCTGTCGCGCTTGCCGGAGAAGGGGCTCGCGTAGCGATCTGTTCCCGGAATAAGGGGCGTATTGCAGCGGCTGCCGACCGTGTGGCGCAGGAAGCCGGCGTCGATCGGGAACGTATTCTTCCGCTTGCGTGTGACGTGACGAAAGAACGTGATGTGGACGATGCGATCGAGCGGACTTGCGCGCATTTCGGCGGGCTGCATATCCTGGTGACGAACGCCGGCGGGCCGCCCCCGGGCTATATCGACGATTTGTCCCTCGAAACGTGGCGTGCGGCGATTGAGTTGAATCTGGTAAGCACTATCCAGTTGTGCCGGGCGGCGCTGCCGCATTTGCGGGCGGCTGCGGCGGCCGATGATCCGCATGCCAGCATTCTGATGATCACGTCGATTTCAGCCAAACGCCCAATTCCCAGCCTGTACCTTTCGAATGCGACCCGCGCCGGGGTACAAGGCTTTGCAAAGACCCTTTCGGAGGAATTGGGTCCGGCGGGTATTACGGTCAATACCATTTTGCCGGGGTATACGCGTACGGAACGGTTGAAGGAACTGGCGGCGCACCTTGCCTCGACATCAGGGACTCCTGTCGAAGAGATCGAGGCCGGATGGGCCGAAAACAATGCCCTGCGGCGCATTGCGGAACCGGAGGAGTTTGCGGCGGCAGCGGCTTTTCTGGTAAGCAAGCGGGCCGCGTACATAACCGGCACAGGGTTTCCCGTGGACGGCGGGTGGTCGAAGCACGTATTGTAG
- a CDS encoding RidA family protein, protein MTHHNSDQSTSRRAVKTPLAPAAIGPYNQGILAGNTLYCSGQLGIDPETGSMVSGGAEAETERVLQNLGAVLKAAQMDYRNVVRCTVFLADINDYGIVNDVYARYFSERPPAREAVEVAALPRGARVEISCIAVR, encoded by the coding sequence ATGACCCACCACAACTCCGACCAATCGACATCCCGTCGCGCCGTCAAGACGCCGCTGGCTCCGGCAGCCATAGGCCCTTACAATCAGGGCATTCTCGCCGGAAACACCCTCTATTGCTCCGGACAGCTGGGAATCGATCCCGAAACGGGGAGCATGGTGTCCGGCGGTGCAGAGGCCGAAACGGAACGCGTACTGCAAAACCTCGGCGCCGTGCTCAAAGCCGCACAAATGGATTACAGAAATGTCGTTCGGTGCACGGTGTTCCTGGCGGACATCAACGACTATGGAATCGTAAACGATGTATACGCCCGGTATTTTTCGGAACGCCCCCCTGCCCGGGAAGCAGTGGAAGTTGCCGCACTTCCGAGGGGCGCCCGGGTGGAAATCTCCTGTATCGCGGTCCGTTAG